Within Streptomyces roseirectus, the genomic segment GTCTGCCGGACCTGCTGGTGGCCTTCCTGAACGTCGGGCTGCTCCTCGCGGACGAGAACCCGCCGAGGCTCGCCGAGCGGCTCGAGGCCGAGTTGCGCACGCTGGTCGACGCCTACGACCGCAGGGCCCTGGGCGAGACCTACCAGGTGTTCGTGGACGAGACCAAGAGGCTGTGCGGAGAGCAGGTCATGGCCGGCTGACCCGGCCGGTGTCGGCACGCGCACGTGAAGACGAGAGAGGAGACCGGTCATGGCGGATGTGGTCCTGCTGACCCCCCGGGAGATCCCCACCGGCGCCGCGAGCCTGAACAACCAGAACGTCCTGATCAACGACGAGGAGTACCTGTCCCTCGACCCGGCGATGCGGCTGTTCTACAAGCGCGTCCGGGAGAACCTGGGGGTGGCCTGCATCGCGGGCCACCTGAGGGGGTGCGGGTATTCGGTACGGGCGTTGAACCTGCACGGCCGCAACCCCAGCGACGAGGTGATCACCGACCTGATCCGGCGCGAGCGGCCCAAGTTCGTCGGGATCAGCATCATGTACGACTTGCACATCGTCGACGCCGTCCGGCTGCTGCGCTGCGTCCGTGAGGCCGATCCGTCGGTGTTCGTGGCGATCGGCGGGGCGTTCTGCACGTACAACGCCAAGCTGATCGCCGAGCGCATCCCGGAGGCGGACTGCGTGGCCTTCGGCGAGGGCGAGTTGACGGTCGAGGGCCTGATGGAGTGCCTGGCGGCGGGCCGCGACTGGCGTGGGGTGCCGGGGCTGTGGTTCTGGCAGGAAGGCCGGGTCCGCAGCAGTGGCCCGCCCAAACTTCCCGACCTCGCCCAGGAGCCCTGGCCGGCCCGGGATCTCCTCGTCCACCACCGTAAGAACGGCATCCCCACGCCGCGCGCGTCCACGTACACGAGCCGGGGCTGCCACGCCAAGTGCACCTTCTGCTACGCGCCTCGGCAGCCCGGTGTGGTGGACGGGCCCTGGCGGGTGCGGCCGGTGGAGGACGCGGTCGACGAGATCGAGTACCTGCAACGGGAGTTCGGCACCCGGTTCCTGTGGTTCAACGACGACAACTTCGGCGGCGCCTTCCAGGACGGCTACCACCACGCCGTCGGCTTCGCCGAGGAGATCCTGCGCCGTGATCTGAAGCTCACCTTCCACTGCGAGTTCCGCGTCGACACCGGCCTCATCGACCGGGAGGCGCTGCGCACCCTGCGCAGGGCCGGCATGGACCTGGCGCTGCTCGGCATGGAGACCGGGTCGCCCGGCATGATGAAGCGGTTCCGCAAGGGGACCACCGTCGAGTACAACTTCGACGCCGCCCGGATGTTCAAGCAGGAGGGCATCGAACTCGAACCCGGCTGGATCATGATCGAACCGGGGACGACGCTCGACGAGCTGTGGGAGAACCTGAAGTTCATCGTGGCCGCCCGGGTGCACGAGAGCGAGAACCCGTTCTTCCTGATCAACCGGGCCATCGCGCTGCGCGGCACGGAGATCTACGAGAAGGCCACGCGGTACGAGGAGCCCGACATCCCCGGTGTGGAGGGCGTCGCCCGGGAGGTGCTGCGGCACGCCCGCCGTGACTACCGCGTCGAGGACGAGCGGGTGGAGCACCTGTGGACGGCCTGGAGCCGGGTCTCCTCGGAGATCAACGACCGCAAGGAGAACGAGGTCCCGTTCCTCGCACAGAGCATCGCGGACGCCGTCCGGGCCCGGCGCGGCACCGGCGCCGAGTCCCTGCGCCCGCTGCTGAGCCGACTGCGCCACTGGGACCAGGGGCTCGCCGGGCTGCTGATCGCCTTCCTCAACGCGGGGCTGCTGCTCGCGGACGAGAACCCGCCCTCTCTCGCCGACCGGCTGGAGGCCGAACTGCGCGCCATGATCACCGCGTACGACCGTGAACGCCTCGGCCACACCTTCCCGGACTTCGTCGCCGAGACGGCGCGGGCGTGCGGCGAGCACGCCCTGGCCCAGGTGAGGGGCTGAGGCGATGAAGCGCGTCCGGTACGCGGCCCTGGGCTGCGGCAGGGTCTTCCAGCGGTACCACCTGCCCTGCGCCGACGAGCGGGACTCCATGGAACTGGTGGCTCTGGCCGACACCGACGTCGAACGGGCCCGGTCGCTGACGGCGGACCGCCCGCAGGTGTGGACCGGCACGTCCGTCGACCGGCTCATCGAGGAGACGCGGCCGGACCTGATCAGTGTCTGCACGCCCAACGACGCCCACGCCGGGCCGGTGCTGGCGGCGCTGGACGCCGGCGTCGCGGTGCTGTGCGAGAAGCCCCTCGCGGCGACGGTGGAGGAGGCGCGGCGGATGGCGGCGCATCCGGCGGCCGGGAAGCTGCTGGGGGTGAACATGCCGTTCCGGTTCCATCCGCTGCTGGAGGCGTTCGCCGAGGTGGCCCGGACCGGCGCGCAGCGCGTCGACTTCGCCTTCGCGACCCCCGGCAACCGGGTGTGGCGGGCCTGCACGCCCTGGTACACCGACGCGCGGCGGGCCGGCGGCGGCGCGCTCCTGGACCTCGGGCCGCACGCCCTCGACCTTCTGATGACGGTCTTCGGGCCGCCGGAGGTGGAGGCGTGCGAGGTGGACGCGCCGGGCGTGGAGGAGCGGGTCCGTCTCGACCTGTCGTTCCAGGGCCTGCCGGCGACGCTGCGCATCGACCGGGCCGCACGCCGGCTGGAGACCTCGGTCACCGTCACCACGGCGGACGGCGACCACGTCCTGGACCTGCGCCGGGGCGAGCTGCGCCGCGCGGACGACACGGTCGAGTCGACCGGCGACCGGGCCGAACTCGCCGCGATCTCGGCCTACTTCGACCTGCTGACGGGCGCCCCGGCCGCGCATCCGAAAGTGACCGCCCAGGACGCCCTGGACGTCCAGCTCGTCGTGGAGTCGGCCTACCGGCGCGCCGAGACCGCGCCGGCGCCCCTGGCGCAGGGTGGGTGACGGGCGGTCAGCTCAGGAAGCGGGTCACTTCGGCGCAGAAGCGCTCCGGTTCGGTGCGGTGCACGTAGTGGCCGGCGTCGATGGCCAGCAGCCGTCCCCGGGGCACTGTTCCGGCGACCTCGGCCAGCAGGGAGCGGGGTACCGGGCTGGAGAGTCCGCCGCTGATCACCAGGGTCTCGGCGGTGACGTCGGCCAGGCGCCGCCACCATCCGGGGTCCGCCGTGCGCAGGCCGTCGATGACGGGGCGTACGGCGGCGGTGTCCAGTTCTCCGGCCCGGGTCAGCTTGAGGAAGTCCCGGTACAGCTCGATGACGTGCGCCTGTCCGTGGGCCGGGTCGGAGCGCGCCCGCAGTCGTGCCTCCGCCGCCGTGTTCCGGGGCGGCGGAGGCGTGTCCTCGATGACCAGCCTGCGGACCCGGGAGGGGTGGCGTTGGGCGATGAGCCAGGCGACGTGGCCGCCCATGGAGTGGCCCACCAGGTCCGTCTCGTCGAGGTGGTGGTGGTCCAGCAGGGCCAGCACGTCCCGGTACATCAGCTCGAAGGTGTAGGTGTCGGCCCGAGGGCTGCGCCCGTGTCCGCGCAGGTCCGGTACGAACAGCCGGCGTCCCCGGGGCAGCAGCGCGGCGGCGAGCCGGTCCCAGGTCCGGCCGGTGTTCCCCAGCGCGTGCAGCAGGACCGCCGGTCTGCCCGCCGGGTCGCCGGTGACCCGGCAGTTCAGCGTCAGCGGTGCCTCGCTCGTCGTCACGCGGCTCCCCGTCCTTCCGTCCTTCCGTCCTTTCGTCTGTCAGGAGCGTGAACTGGTCACGAGGTAGTCGACGATGGCCGTGACCGTCTGCTGGTGCCAGACCAGGTTGGCCGGCAGCTTGCGCTCCAGCAGCCGTTCCAGGCGGCGGCGGATGACGATGGCCATCACGGAGTCCAGGCCCGACTTCAGCAGCGACCGGTCGGGGTCGAGTTCGGCCGGGTCCAGCTTCATCTCGCTGACGATGACGGAGACGGTCTGCTCGTGCAGCAGGGCCCGCAGCTCCTCCTCCGACAGGTCCCCGGACGGCCGGGTCCCGGCCGCCGCCCCCTCCCCCGTCTCCCCCGCCGGGGTCTCGTCGTCGAGATCGCGCAGCAGGCCCGTGCGGCGGCCCCCGTCCGGGAGCGGCACGGTGCGCAGCACCGCGAGGGACGCGGCGCCGGTCCGCCCGGCGAGGTCCCAGGCGGCGCCTGCCTCGGGTGCCGTGATGTCGCCGACGCCGTGTGCCTGGAGTTCGGCGTCCACCGCCGCGTTGGCGGCCATGCCCAGGCCCCGCCAGGACGTCCACGCCAGGCTCATGGTGCCGGTGGCGCCGAGGGTGTGGGCGTATCCGGCGATGGCGTCGAGGAAGGCGTTGGCCGACGCGTAGGCGGCCTGGCCGGTGAGGCCCAGGTACTGTCCGCACGACGAGAAGTGGACGAGGAAGTCCAGTGTGCCCGGCGGGAACAGCCGGTGCAGGGTGAGGGCGCCGCCCGCCTTGGGCCGCATCACCGCCGCGAGCGCGTCGGCGTCGAGCCGGTCGACGAGCTGGTCCTGGAGCACGCCGGCCGCGTGCACCACCCCACGGACCGGGGGCATGCCCAGCGCGTCCGGGGTGAGTGCGGCGGCCGCCGCCTCGGTGTCGGCCAGGTCCAGGGACAGCACCCGCACGCTCACCCCGAGGGCTTCGAGCCCACGGACGGTCGCGACGCGGCGCGCCTGGACCGGGTCGGTGACGGCGTCCCACTCCGCGCGGGGCGGCAGGGCGCCGCGGCCGGCGAGCACGAGGCGGCGGGCGCCCCGCTCCACCAGCCACCGGGCGATCTCCCCGCCCAGGCTGCCCAGACCGCCGGTGACGAGATAGGTGCCGTCCGGCCGGCACCGCAGCGGCGGGCGCCGCGCGTCCGAACTCGCGGATCGCGCCAGCCGGTTCGCCCAGGCCCCGCCCGCGCGGACGGCGACGACGTCCTCGCCCGGGTTCGCGGCGAGCACGCGCAGCGCGGCGGCCAGGTCGCCCCGGGTGGGCCGTGGTCCGAGGTCGACCGTGCCGCCCCACAGCTCGGGGTGCTCGCCCCCGACGACCCGGCCGAGCCCCCACCGGGTCGCCTGGGCCACCGCCTCCAGCCGGTTGGCCTCGCGGACGCCGCACGTCAGCGACCACAGCCGTGCCGTGCCGGGCGGCCAGGTGCCCAGGCTCCGCGCCGCCGACGCGAGCTGCCACGCCTCGCGCACGGCACGGTCGGCCGCCTCGCTCTCGCCGGCCGGACGGTCCGTCAGGGGCAGCACGAGCACGTCCACGGGGCCGGGGGCCCGCGCGCGCAGGGCGTCGAGGCCGTCCGGATCCTCCGCCGCCAGGCAGGGGACGCCGCGGGCTTCGGCCGTGGCCCGCAGTGCCGCCGTCAGCTCGGTGTCCGCGCCGACCAGGACCAGGGGCCGGGAGGGGCGGGGGGTGTCGGAGTCGTCGAGCGGGAGGGGTTTCCACTCCGTGCGCCACAGGAGTTCCCCGGGCGGCGCCGCACGCGTCTCGGCTCCGCCGCCCGCGTACCGGACCCCGGTCAGCGCGGCGACGGTCCGGCCGCCTTGTGCCGTGATCCGCACGCTCATCGAGTTCCCGCCGTCGACGTATGCCTCAAGGCGGGCGCGGGACGGGGGTGCGCCCGTGGTCCAGACGCGGGCGGCGCCGGCCACCACCCGCAGTTCGGCGGGGCCGGGGAAGGCGACGGCCGCCATGGACAGGGCGGCGTCGAACAGCGGGGCCCAGGTGGACGCCGCCTCGTCGGGCGCGGCGATGTCCGCGCGCAGGCCGTCCGGGATCTGCTCCAGTCGGTCCATGCGCCAGGGGAAGGCCATGCTCGGCACGCCGACCGAGGCGAGGGCGGTGGTGATCCAGTCGGGAGGGAGCGGTGTCCCCGGTCCGGTCGCGGGCGGCCTGAGGGGTGGCGGTGTGGTTCCGCCGGGTACGGACGCCACGGCGTGGGTCAGTGAGGACCGTTCGTCCCCGTCCGGGGCGGGCTCCTTCGTGTCGGCGGTGCGGGACAGCAGGCGGATCACGCCGTCCTGCGCGATCACGTCGACGTCCTGGGCCGTGGACAGGGTCAGCGGCAGCTCGAAGGACACGTCGGACAACGCGCTCCCCGCAGCCGCGTCCAGGAAGGTCTGGAGGACCACGGCCGCCGGGACGATCTCCGCGCCGTGGATGGTGTGGCTGCCCGGGTAGGGCCGGGAGGCCAGGTCGACGCGGGTGCGCCAGAGGTCGAGCGGCGTGGCCGCGGCCAGCGTGGTGCGCGGGCCCAGCAGGGTGCGGCTCGCCGGGTCGTGGCGTCCCCGGTCGGCCCGGTGGACCGGCAGGTCGCGCCAGTAGCGCTGGCGCCGCCAGCTGCGGACCGGCAGCGACAGGGGCGGGACGTCCGGGGCGGCGGGCCAGTCGAGGGGGACGCCGTGGCAGTGCAGCAGCCCCGCGTTCAGCAGGAGGTGCCGCCGTTCCCCGGTGTCGCGGCGCAGGGAGGCGGCGAGGCAGTGCCGGTCGGCGCCGGCCTCGTCAAGCGTCTCCTGCACGGAGTGCCGGACCACCGGGTGGGCCGACACCTCCAGGAAGGTGCGCAGTCCGTCCTCGGCCGCCGCGGTCACGGCGCCGGTCAGCCGTACCGGGCTGCGCAGGTTGGCCGCCCAGTAGGCGCCGTCGCGGGCGGCGGGGTCGCGGGGGTCGTCCAGCGCGGTGCTGTAGACGGGGATGCGGGGGGCGTGCGCGGTGAGGTCGGCCGCGGCCTCGGCGAGCTCCTTCATCAGGGGCTCCATCTGCGGGCTGTGGAAGGCGACGTCGCTGTCGACGCGGCGCACCAGCAGGTCCGGGTCCGTGGCCAGCTCCCGGGCCAGGGTCTCGATCTCCGTGACCGGGCCGGCCAGCACGGTCGTGGTGGGCGAGGCGAGGACCGCCGGGACGACGCCGTCGGTGCCGGTGAGCCGTGCCGCGGCCTCGTCGGCGGGCAGGCCGACCATCAGCATGCCGCCGGCGCCGGCCACCCGCCGCAGCAGGACACTGCGCCGGCACACCAGGCGGGCGCCGTCCTCCAGCGACAGGATCCCCGCCGTCGCGGCGGCCGCGATCTCCCCCATGGAGTGGCCGATGACAGCGGCGGGCCGCACCCCGAGCGACGTCCAGACGGCGACGAGGCCCATCTGCACCGCGTAGATCATCGTCTGGGCCACGTCCACGCGGGTGACGTCGCCGGCCTCGATCAGCTCCCGGGCCGTCGCGCCGAACTCCTCGGCGAAGACCGGCCCGATCCTGTCGATCACCTCGGCGAACACGGTGTCCGTGGCCAGCAGTTCGCGGCCCATGCCCGGCCACTGGGCGCCGGTCCCGGAGAAGACCCACACCACGTCGGCCAGGCCCTCGTCCGTCACCGCCGCGTCGGCGATGCCGGGTGCCGGGTCGCCGGCGGCGAAGTGGCGCAGCCTGTCGGCCAGTTCCGTGTGGTCGGCGGCGACGACGGCGGCCCGGCGCTCCAGATGGCTGCGCCGGGTCGCCAGGTGCTGGGCGACGGAGGCGAGCGGCACGCCCGCGCCGGGTCCGTCCAGCCAGTCGGCGAGCTTGGCGGCGTCCTCCCTCAGGGCCGCTTCGGAGCGGGCGGAGAGGGGGAAGAGGCGGGGCGTCTCCTGGGTCGTGGTCAGCGGAGCGTTCTCAGGGGACGCCGGTGCTTCTTCCAGGACGACGTGGGCGATGGTGCCGCCGTAGCCGAAGCTGGAGACGCCCGCCCGGCGGGGGCGCTGCCCACGGGGCCACGGGGTGCGCTCCCGTGTCACCCGCAGCCGTGACCGCGCCCAGGGGATGCGGGGGTTGGGGGCGGAGAAGTGGACGCTGGGCGGGATCTCCTCATGGACGAGCGCGAGGATCGTCTTGATCATCCCGGCGATACCCGAACCGGCCTCCAGGTGCCCGATGTTGCCCTTCACCGAGCCGATGAGGCACGGGCTGCCGGCCGGCCGGCCCGCGCCGAAGACCGCGGCGAGGGCGCCGGCCTCCAGCGGGTCGCCCGCGACGGTTCCGGTGCCGTGGGCCTCGACGTAGTCGACGGTCCCGGGGGCGATGCCACACCGCGCGTATGTGCTGCGCAGCAGGTCCGCCTGGGCCTCGCCGTTGGGCGCCATGATCCCGGCGGTGCGGCCGTCCTGGCTCACCCCGCTGCCGCGGATCACCGCGAGGACCCGGTCCCCCGCCCGCTCGGCGTCCGCGAGGCGCTTCAGGACGAGGACGCCCGCTCCCTCGCCCCGGCCGTAGCCGTCGGCGTCGGCGTCGAAGGGTTTGCTGTGGCCGTCCGGTGAGGTGGCGCCCGCGCGGGCGAGGGTGACCGAGAGGCCGGGCGCGATCATGAGGTTCACGCCGGCGGCCAGCGCCACCTCGGACTCGCCGGAGAGCAGGCTGCGGCACGCCAGGTGGACGGCGACCAGGGAGGCGGAGCACGCGGTGTCCACGGCGAGGCTGGGGCCGCGCAGGTCGAGGCTGTGGGAGATCCGGTTGGCGGTGGCGCACAGGGCGGCGCCGATGCCGGTCCAGGGTTCGATGCGGGGCAGGTCCTCGAGGAGCCGGCGTCCGTAGTCGTCGGAGCCGACGCCCACGAAGACTCCGCAGTCGGTGCCGCCGAGGCCGAGCGGCGGGAGTCCGGCGTGTTCCAGGGCCTCCCAGGCCAGTTCGAGCAGGAGCCGCTGCTGGGGGTCCATCAGTTCGGCCTCGCGCGGCGCGATGCCGAAGAACTCCGCGTCGAAACCGGCGATGTCGGTGAGGAAGCCGCCCCGGGTCGGGGT encodes:
- a CDS encoding B12-binding domain-containing radical SAM protein; translation: MADVVLLTPREIPTGAASLNNQNVLINDEEYLSLDPAMRLFYKRVRENLGVACIAGHLRGCGYSVRALNLHGRNPSDEVITDLIRRERPKFVGISIMYDLHIVDAVRLLRCVREADPSVFVAIGGAFCTYNAKLIAERIPEADCVAFGEGELTVEGLMECLAAGRDWRGVPGLWFWQEGRVRSSGPPKLPDLAQEPWPARDLLVHHRKNGIPTPRASTYTSRGCHAKCTFCYAPRQPGVVDGPWRVRPVEDAVDEIEYLQREFGTRFLWFNDDNFGGAFQDGYHHAVGFAEEILRRDLKLTFHCEFRVDTGLIDREALRTLRRAGMDLALLGMETGSPGMMKRFRKGTTVEYNFDAARMFKQEGIELEPGWIMIEPGTTLDELWENLKFIVAARVHESENPFFLINRAIALRGTEIYEKATRYEEPDIPGVEGVAREVLRHARRDYRVEDERVEHLWTAWSRVSSEINDRKENEVPFLAQSIADAVRARRGTGAESLRPLLSRLRHWDQGLAGLLIAFLNAGLLLADENPPSLADRLEAELRAMITAYDRERLGHTFPDFVAETARACGEHALAQVRG
- a CDS encoding Gfo/Idh/MocA family protein; its protein translation is MKRVRYAALGCGRVFQRYHLPCADERDSMELVALADTDVERARSLTADRPQVWTGTSVDRLIEETRPDLISVCTPNDAHAGPVLAALDAGVAVLCEKPLAATVEEARRMAAHPAAGKLLGVNMPFRFHPLLEAFAEVARTGAQRVDFAFATPGNRVWRACTPWYTDARRAGGGALLDLGPHALDLLMTVFGPPEVEACEVDAPGVEERVRLDLSFQGLPATLRIDRAARRLETSVTVTTADGDHVLDLRRGELRRADDTVESTGDRAELAAISAYFDLLTGAPAAHPKVTAQDALDVQLVVESAYRRAETAPAPLAQGG
- a CDS encoding alpha/beta fold hydrolase is translated as MTTSEAPLTLNCRVTGDPAGRPAVLLHALGNTGRTWDRLAAALLPRGRRLFVPDLRGHGRSPRADTYTFELMYRDVLALLDHHHLDETDLVGHSMGGHVAWLIAQRHPSRVRRLVIEDTPPPPRNTAAEARLRARSDPAHGQAHVIELYRDFLKLTRAGELDTAAVRPVIDGLRTADPGWWRRLADVTAETLVISGGLSSPVPRSLLAEVAGTVPRGRLLAIDAGHYVHRTEPERFCAEVTRFLS
- a CDS encoding type I polyketide synthase is translated as MTAPKDGPGEPIAVVGLSCRFPGDADSPDAFWDLLVQGRDGIGDGAKRWAPYADTGHEHADAVRETPTRGGFLTDIAGFDAEFFGIAPREAELMDPQQRLLLELAWEALEHAGLPPLGLGGTDCGVFVGVGSDDYGRRLLEDLPRIEPWTGIGAALCATANRISHSLDLRGPSLAVDTACSASLVAVHLACRSLLSGESEVALAAGVNLMIAPGLSVTLARAGATSPDGHSKPFDADADGYGRGEGAGVLVLKRLADAERAGDRVLAVIRGSGVSQDGRTAGIMAPNGEAQADLLRSTYARCGIAPGTVDYVEAHGTGTVAGDPLEAGALAAVFGAGRPAGSPCLIGSVKGNIGHLEAGSGIAGMIKTILALVHEEIPPSVHFSAPNPRIPWARSRLRVTRERTPWPRGQRPRRAGVSSFGYGGTIAHVVLEEAPASPENAPLTTTQETPRLFPLSARSEAALREDAAKLADWLDGPGAGVPLASVAQHLATRRSHLERRAAVVAADHTELADRLRHFAAGDPAPGIADAAVTDEGLADVVWVFSGTGAQWPGMGRELLATDTVFAEVIDRIGPVFAEEFGATARELIEAGDVTRVDVAQTMIYAVQMGLVAVWTSLGVRPAAVIGHSMGEIAAAATAGILSLEDGARLVCRRSVLLRRVAGAGGMLMVGLPADEAAARLTGTDGVVPAVLASPTTTVLAGPVTEIETLARELATDPDLLVRRVDSDVAFHSPQMEPLMKELAEAAADLTAHAPRIPVYSTALDDPRDPAARDGAYWAANLRSPVRLTGAVTAAAEDGLRTFLEVSAHPVVRHSVQETLDEAGADRHCLAASLRRDTGERRHLLLNAGLLHCHGVPLDWPAAPDVPPLSLPVRSWRRQRYWRDLPVHRADRGRHDPASRTLLGPRTTLAAATPLDLWRTRVDLASRPYPGSHTIHGAEIVPAAVVLQTFLDAAAGSALSDVSFELPLTLSTAQDVDVIAQDGVIRLLSRTADTKEPAPDGDERSSLTHAVASVPGGTTPPPLRPPATGPGTPLPPDWITTALASVGVPSMAFPWRMDRLEQIPDGLRADIAAPDEAASTWAPLFDAALSMAAVAFPGPAELRVVAGAARVWTTGAPPSRARLEAYVDGGNSMSVRITAQGGRTVAALTGVRYAGGGAETRAAPPGELLWRTEWKPLPLDDSDTPRPSRPLVLVGADTELTAALRATAEARGVPCLAAEDPDGLDALRARAPGPVDVLVLPLTDRPAGESEAADRAVREAWQLASAARSLGTWPPGTARLWSLTCGVREANRLEAVAQATRWGLGRVVGGEHPELWGGTVDLGPRPTRGDLAAALRVLAANPGEDVVAVRAGGAWANRLARSASSDARRPPLRCRPDGTYLVTGGLGSLGGEIARWLVERGARRLVLAGRGALPPRAEWDAVTDPVQARRVATVRGLEALGVSVRVLSLDLADTEAAAAALTPDALGMPPVRGVVHAAGVLQDQLVDRLDADALAAVMRPKAGGALTLHRLFPPGTLDFLVHFSSCGQYLGLTGQAAYASANAFLDAIAGYAHTLGATGTMSLAWTSWRGLGMAANAAVDAELQAHGVGDITAPEAGAAWDLAGRTGAASLAVLRTVPLPDGGRRTGLLRDLDDETPAGETGEGAAAGTRPSGDLSEEELRALLHEQTVSVIVSEMKLDPAELDPDRSLLKSGLDSVMAIVIRRRLERLLERKLPANLVWHQQTVTAIVDYLVTSSRS